A single window of Leishmania braziliensis MHOM/BR/75/M2904 complete genome, chromosome 27 DNA harbors:
- the AAT24 gene encoding putative amino acid transporter, which produces MAKRTHSPGLQMSPVSEGRESLTDDAMELNRMGEIQTKDVVCSPNTPDVDALVYTATHQPRNCFTAMLSKAVPHGGMLSNSYNLAAVTLGSGVIALPSAFRAMGMITSILTLLIITLSTVYSVYIMIQAADKTGRRLYSYEALARGLLGRGWDYLAAFHMWMFCFGSCVSYVISTGNLLSRATDDPSVNSFVRSPWGNRLLVAMIWACVMLPLSIPKTINSLRYFSIIGVTCMMNFVIVIVAHSAMNGFENGRPIHQPKMFKTGNSAVVGFSSILFAFLAQTNVFEVARETPKPTPWRISRDIAISQVVCCALYVLAGVFGYLEFGEQITDSILLYYNVRRDVLIMIAYIGIAVKMCVGFALCMQPSRDAAYYCLGWHFPLFKDIRTVPFWLNAVICTGFSLLALVLGLFIPSVNIVFGLVGSFSGGFLGFIFPALYIMYAGNWGLRQVGWVHYLSTYLLLVAGVVAVVFGTVASIYEVS; this is translated from the coding sequence ATGGCGAAGAGAACCCACTCTCCGGGCCTGCAGATGTCCCCCGTGAGCGAGGGTAGGGAGTCCCTCACCGACGACGCGATGGAGCTGAACAGGATGGGCGAGATACAGACGAAGGATGTGGTGTGTTCTCCAAACACGCCGGACGTGGATGCGCTGGTGTACACAGCGACGCATCAGCCGCGCAACTGCTTCACTGCTATGTTGAGCAAGGCTGTGCCGCACGGCGGGATGCTGTCGAATTCGTACAACCTTGCTGCTGTAACGCTGGGGTCCGGTGTGATTGCACTGCCGTCTGCGTTCCGGGCGATGGGTATGATTACTTCGATCCTCACGCTGCTCATCATCACGTTGAGCACTGTGTACTCAGTGTACATCATGATCCAGGCTGCGGACAAGACAGGGCGGCGATTGTACTCGTACGAGGCACTTGCGCGCGGGCTACTTGGGCGTGGGTGGGACTACCTCGCTGCGTTTCACATGTGGATGTTCTGCTTCGGGTCGTGTGTGTCATACGTGATCTCAACGGGCAACCTGCTGTCGCGCGCGACGGACGACCCATCGGTGAACAGCTTCGTGCGGTCTCCGTGGGGAAACCGCTTGCTTGTGGCGATGATCTGGGCGTGCGTGATGCTGCCACTGTCGATCCCGAAGACGATCAACTCGCTGCGTTATTTCTCGATCATTGGTGTGACGTGTATGATGAACTTTGTgatcgtcatcgtcgcccACTCTGCGATGAACGGGTTTGAGAACGGGCGGCCGATTCACCAGCCGAAGATGTTCAAGACTGGCAACAGCGCGGTTGTGGGGTTCTCAAGCATCTTGTTTGCGTTCCTTGCACAGACGAACGTGTTCGAGGTAGCGCGCGAGACACCGAAACCGACACCCTGGCGGATCTCGAGGGACATTGCGATCAGCCAGGTCGTCTGCTGCGCGCTGTACGTGCTCGCGGGCGTGTTCGGGTACCTGGAGTTTGGCGAACAAATAACAGACTCGATTCTGCTGTACTACAACGTGCGCAGAGACGTGCTTATTATGATTGCCTACATTGGGATCGCCGTGAAGATGTGCGTTGGATTTGCGCTCTGCATGCAGCCGTCGCGCGACGCGGCGTACTACTGCCTTGGCTGGCACTTCCCGCTGTTCAAGGACATCCGGACAGTGCCGTTCTGGCTGAACGCTGTAATCTGCACTGGGTTCTCTCTGCTTGCACTTGTGCTGGGGCTCTTCATTCCAAGTGTAAACATCGTGTTTGGGCTTGTTGGCAGCTTCTCCGGCGGGTTCCTGGGGTTCATCTTCCCGGCGCTGTACATCATGTACGCTGGCAACTGGGGCCTGCGACAGGTGGGCTGGGTCCACTACCTCTCGACGTACCTGTTGCTGGTCGCCGGCGTGGTTGCTGTTGTGTTCGGCACGGTCGCCTCGATCTACGAGGTCAGCTGA